The sequence TGTCTATGCTCTTGCTGTTTCTGGCTCGAATCTCTTTGCAGGAATGAGTGGGGGGGATGTCTTTCTCTCCACAAACAATGGGACTAGTTGGCAAAAGGTGAGTAACGGTTTACGTTCCGAGGCCGTTTTTGATTTTGCAATTTGTGACACCAATCTTTTTGCCGGAACAGAAGGAGGGGGTGTCTACCTCTCCACAAACAACGGTTCCAGTTGGACCGATGTCAATTATGGAATGGGCAGTTCCGGAGTTTCTTCTATGATAGACAACCCTTTCGGTCCTGGTGGAACGAATCTCTTTGCCGGAACTTCCAATGGTGTATTCTTTTCATCGAACAACGGCACAAGTTGGAAAGGAGTTAATGATGGCTTAAGTCCGGGCGGTGTCTCTTCTCTTGCCGTTAGTTCTAATGCGGCTGGTAGCAACAATCTTTTTGTCGGAACGGGTTACGACGGCATCTATCTTTCCACAAATAACGGCACAAGTTGGAGCGCAGTCAATACCGGCTTGACAAATAAGCGAGTTACTTCACTTGTTGTCGATGAATCGTATATCTATGCCGGGGTTAGCTTCGAACCAAATATTAACAAAAGCACACGCACAAGTGAACATTCTTCTTTTATCGACATTTCAAGTATATATCTTTCCACTAATGACGGGGCAAGTTGGATTGTGATTAACACTCCTTTTATCGGAGCTACAATAACAGCGCTGATGGCAAACAATCATAACATCTTTGTTGGCGCACCTGGGTATGGTATTTTTCGCTCAACCGACAACGGAACAAGTTGGATTCATACGGATTCAAGCTTGTCAAACATTGGGTCATTTGCTGTTATTGGAACGGCTATTTTTGCAGCCGCAGTAAAAGATAATATACCGGGAGTCTATCTTTCTACAAACAACGGTGCAAATTGGACAGTAAAAAATACTGGTCTACAGAACAGTAGTGTTAATGCGCTCGTCGTTTCGGGCAACAATCTATTTGCCGGGACTTACGACGGCGGTATCTATCTTTCCACCAACAACGGCACAAGTTGGACTGGGGTGAGTACTGGATTGAATAAGAGCATGGTCTTTTCTCTTGCCATTTCCGGCTCGAATCTCTTTGCTGGAACAAATAGTGGCGTCTGGCGCCGTCCACTCTCCGAAATGATAACTGATGTCAAACAATCAACTACTCAATTACCAGAGAAATATTCTCTTTCACAAAACTTCCCCAACCCGTTCAACCCATCAACAATAATTCGTTATTCACTTCCATCATCGGCAAACGTAAAACTTACTGTATACGATCTGCTCGGAAGAGAAATTGCAACACTCGTGAACGAAGAACAATCTGCGGGATTGAAGGAAGTGGAGTGGAATGCTTCGGCGTTTAGTTCGGGAATTTATTTTTATAAGATCACCGCAGGAAGTTTTGTTGATGTGAAGAAAATGCTGATAGTGAAATAAATTCAGAAACCATTAACGGTGTCCAGTTGGGACTTGCGAAGGTTTAGAATAAATCGGAACATCCTTCGCAAGGGTTTTAAATTGCAAGCGAAGAACAATCTGCCCGATGGAAGGAAGTGCCGTGGAATACGAAAGATGTTTCTAGCGGAATATATTTTTATCAATTACAAGCGAATGGAAAAAGAGAAATTAAAAATGTTGTTGATGAAATAATAATTCAAACACAGGGAGTTATGATGAAACACTTTTTACATTTAATGGCAATCACTCTTGTTGGTTCCAACATTCTCTTAGCACAATTATCTCAACATGCGAATGTGCAAACATCGAATGAATATAAGAGAATAAATAAATATCATCAGATGGGTGAACAAAACATAGCGTTTCGATACCATTGTGTAAAAAAATATTCAATCGGAAATCATTCATTTACCGATCCGCTGGTGCAGTTTCCATTGATACTAAAAGAGAAACCACAAAAGAAAATATTAAACAATGTCCTGTATCCTCAATCCAACATATATATAGTTGATACAGCAAGTGTCTTCAGTCAATCCGATACATCACGTATTATTTATACCTACCATAAAAGTGGGATAATTAGTGGAGAAATAATTCAACAATTAGTAAACAATCAGTGGATAAACTATACTCGTCGTACAATTACCACTACTGATAATGGAGATTGGTTATCGGAACTGAACGAGAAATGGGAGAATAGTCAGTGGGTGAATATTAGTCACTTTACCTATACTTACGATGGAAGCGGAAATCCTCTATCGTCATTGTGGGAAGTTTGGACAAATAATAATTGGGTGAACTCTAATCGCCAAACCTTCACTTACGATATAGAGGGAAATAAGATATCGTATCTATACGAACGCTGGAAAGATAATCAGTGGGAGAATGACAGCCGCTCTACCTCTACCTATGATGTAGTAGGTAATATGTTATCAGATTTGTATGAACGATGGACAAATAATCAATGGGAATATTACGGTCGTTATACCTCTGTTTACAATACAAATGGGAATAAGCTGTCGTATTTGGTAGAACTACAGACAAACAACCAGTGGGTAAATTTTGCACGCTATACTTATTCATATGATAATAAAGGAAACGTGTTGTCTTCTTTGTCAGAAAAATGGACAAATAATCAGTGGATAAACGTCAGTCGTCATACTCTTTCTTACGACACCAGCGGAAATCAGTTGTCGGATTTGGATGAACGATGGGTAAATAATCAGTGGGTAAACTTCTTACG is a genomic window of Bacteroidota bacterium containing:
- a CDS encoding T9SS type A sorting domain-containing protein codes for the protein MKNIMRCLVTMLFVGTISTQLMAQWVQTDGPYAGKDVLVFASSPSGTSGTNLFVGTREDGIFLSTNNGANWTAVNSGLKKAEWDTTKYGIVNALAINGTNLIAYLNGDIYRSTNNGKNWINAGLQSIVGHVLAYAGTNLFACQGGRIFRSTNNGLNWSFLSSTIKCNIWSFASIPDGIGGTKLFVGTEYEGIFMSTNNGESWTAVNSGLRKASYDTTRYAGIHALAVNGTNIFAGAVNGGVFLSTSNGTTWTDVSTGLTNSVYALAVSGSNLFAGMSGGDVFLSTNNGTSWQKVSNGLRSEAVFDFAICDTNLFAGTEGGGVYLSTNNGSSWTDVNYGMGSSGVSSMIDNPFGPGGTNLFAGTSNGVFFSSNNGTSWKGVNDGLSPGGVSSLAVSSNAAGSNNLFVGTGYDGIYLSTNNGTSWSAVNTGLTNKRVTSLVVDESYIYAGVSFEPNINKSTRTSEHSSFIDISSIYLSTNDGASWIVINTPFIGATITALMANNHNIFVGAPGYGIFRSTDNGTSWIHTDSSLSNIGSFAVIGTAIFAAAVKDNIPGVYLSTNNGANWTVKNTGLQNSSVNALVVSGNNLFAGTYDGGIYLSTNNGTSWTGVSTGLNKSMVFSLAISGSNLFAGTNSGVWRRPLSEMITDVKQSTTQLPEKYSLSQNFPNPFNPSTIIRYSLPSSANVKLTVYDLLGREIATLVNEEQSAGLKEVEWNASAFSSGIYFYKITAGSFVDVKKMLIVK
- a CDS encoding T9SS type A sorting domain-containing protein; translation: MPWNTKDVSSGIYFYQLQANGKREIKNVVDEIIIQTQGVMMKHFLHLMAITLVGSNILLAQLSQHANVQTSNEYKRINKYHQMGEQNIAFRYHCVKKYSIGNHSFTDPLVQFPLILKEKPQKKILNNVLYPQSNIYIVDTASVFSQSDTSRIIYTYHKSGIISGEIIQQLVNNQWINYTRRTITTTDNGDWLSELNEKWENSQWVNISHFTYTYDGSGNPLSSLWEVWTNNNWVNSNRQTFTYDIEGNKISYLYERWKDNQWENDSRSTSTYDVVGNMLSDLYERWTNNQWEYYGRYTSVYNTNGNKLSYLVELQTNNQWVNFARYTYSYDNKGNVLSSLSEKWTNNQWINVSRHTLSYDTSGNQLSDLDERWVNNQWVNFLRNICAFDANNNMLMELDEQWINNEWLNYTRSIYEYFQNTLWSEGKYEQWINSSWILTNNYFFLYDNAGNSFGYNGYKVTISYKLIVTGAYNNDGMVATEYSLSQNYPNPFNPTTTIRYSLSNSANVKLAIYDLLGREIAALVNEEQSAGLKEVEWNVNSNASGISAKGARQPSVGLGYASGVYFYKLQAGEFQETKRMILLK